Below is a window of Microcebus murinus isolate Inina chromosome 3, M.murinus_Inina_mat1.0, whole genome shotgun sequence DNA.
ATCCTCCTCAGGCATACTGGAACAGAGAACAAGAAAAGCTGAACAAGCAGTACAATCCCATCCTGAGCATGTTGGCCAACCAGACAGGGGAAGGGTATGGTTTTTCCAACATAAGCCATCTGAATTATTGTGAACCTGACCAGAGGGTCATGTCAGTCGTTACAGGTTTTAACAATCTGCCGGACAGATTTAAAGACTTTCTGCTGTATTTGAGATGCCGCAACTATTCACTGCTTATAGATCAGCCACATAAGTGTGCGAAGAAACCATTCTTATTGCTGGCAATTAAGTCCCTCACTGCGCATTTTGCCAGAAGACAGGCGATCCGGGAATCCTGGGGCAGAGAGAGCAGCGTGGGGAACCAGACCGTGGTGCGCGTCTTCCTGCTGGGCCAGACTCCCCCGGAAGACAACCACCCCGACCTTTCAGATATGCTGAAATTCGAGAGTGAGAAGCACCAAGACATTCTCATGTGGAGCTACAGAGACACTTTCTTCAACTTGTCCCTGAAGGAGGTGCTGTTTCTCAGGTGGGTGAGTACTTCCTGCCCAGACGCTGAGTTCGTCTTCAAGGGCGATGACGATGTGTTTGTGAACACCCATCACATCCTGAATTACTTGAATAGCTTATCGAAGAACAAAGCCAAAGATTTGTTCATAGGTGATGTGATCCACAATGCTGGACCCCACCGGGATAAGAAACTGAAGTACTACATCCCGGAAGTTGTTTACTCCGGCGTCTACCCACCCTATGCCGGGGGAGGGGGATTCCTCTACTCCGGCCAGCTGGCCCTGAGGCTGTACAGTGCCACCGACCGGGTCCACCTCTACCCCATCGATGACGTTTATACTGGAATGTGCCTTCAGAAACTCGGCCTCGTTCCAGAGAAACACAAAGGCTTCAGGACATTTGATATTgaggagaaaaacaagaataacatTTGTTCCTATGTAGATCTGATGTTAGTACACAGTAGAAAACCTCAAGAGATGATTGATATTTGGTCTCGGTTGCAAAGTGCTCATTTAAAATGCTAAGATATACATACTAAATTTTGCATAGAAAGGCATATTTTGAATAGTCCCAGGTTGGATTCTCACATTTAGGGTAGTTTCTATGTTAAACCATCAAAATTGCCTTTGTAAGTAGTATCCATTTGAGGGCTTCTAAACCCTTCAATCTGGTACTTTTGTgaagaaggaaagcagaaaatgataatattttatgaataataatgGCAGGATGATGGGTTTTGATCCTTTCTACGGGCTTGTGGTCATTGTGTCCCCCCTTCTCATCTGATATTATAAGTTTCTAGAATTTGaccattttaagttatttttattttgccctctTAAGTGTTACTATTCCTACTTCCCATTATGATGACTGATTTATCAGACAAATTCACATGTTTATAAACTTACTGACTACAAAGAATTTGTTATACATGATTCAGTGGTTTTTGTGAAATGGAATTACATTTATTATCATGAGATTtgggcaaatttttaaaattgtctagAAAATTGACTCTTGTGGAATTTTTCTGCCACCCAACAGTATTTTCTTGTGTTAATCTAATTAGTTAATTTTGCAAAATGAGAATCACTGTGTGACACTCATCTAATTTATCTTGTGGTCTTATGGTCAGAGTAAGAAAGAGTTTAAATTTTCTTGTAATTGGTTTGGCTGGGTGGTATCATAATAGTTATCTGAttttagcatttgaaaataatgagtATGATTCCATAATGGCCAGCTGAAGATTGAAATGCCCCTGACAACCATATTGGGTTTGTGAATTTTCACTGTGGACCAGGAAGTGTATGTAACTTTTGACTTGAGTGAAAAGATTGAAGTTACAGACCTTTTCATAAGTGACTTGTCAGTTTAAATTCCAGGTTTTATTATTGCCATATTTTCACATGTTGCTTATACAAGATAATTATTCTGAGTAGTGATTGCTTTCTTGTCTCAGTGTAGAAGtgcctgtgtttttatttattgttaagaTCAAAGaccaaacattttcttaaatatattttgtgtaatattttatttgtatacagtgttgttgaaatatttaactagagcatgatattttaaatgttaaggtgtaacatgttaaataaaacggttatttttgaattttaaaacttgttttttggGGGTATAAATTACTAGAGTTGATAAAATTCTGCCAAACTATTGCTTATATGTACTATCTTGGAACAtgctttcttgaaatatttttgtgtttaataaaGATGACAGTTCTTATGAGATGAGATATTGGGAAGTGGAAATAaagtcattgtatttttaatcGTTATGTGTAATaatctatgatttttttgtttcctatatTGTATTACATTTCCTCCAAAGAGGCCATTTTCCCCCCTGAAACCATATTGAACTATAACTTTTTCTCTCTTGGTGGGTCatctgtttttacatttaaaatctcAAAAGTGCTTTCCCACTAGAATCTTTACATTGAAGtgtgattatttatttatggtttcattttcagTGAGTATAAAGAATGGTTCAGCATTGTAAAGATGGATTATCCTAAGCCATTTCCATTTTGGGGTTTGTAGCCACAATGATGAGATACAGACAATAGCCTTGACCACTCAATTTCCTTTCATAGACCTGTGTTGAGAAGAAATTGCTaatgttcaaataaaaacaaatagacatTTGATAAAGCTCCAGAAACAGAAGGATTAGTGTTGTAAGAAAATTTAGCAAACTGTCCCCTCTTGTTTGGAGTATTGAAGTCATTTCTGAGCAAGTGTGAGGCTACAGGCACTTGGTGTGGGTTTGAAGACTGTGTCGTAAGGCTAGTCTTCTGGAAGGTTCCATGCGACCTGCATCTGACCTCTCCTCTAGTGGTTGCTAGCACAGCTCCCAGAGGGCCACGTGGCCACATTAGGTTTAGAGAAGAATAAAGAACCTCTACCAACATTCACAGGTAATTGGTTCAGTTTGTCCATTTAACTTGATCATTCTCAGGTAATAAGTTTCTCCTGTGAgggaaatttatttaatttttttttctttatagggaTTGTTCTTCTCTGAGGTTTCAAGTCTCTTATACAGAAAGAAGAGATGGAACAGGGTATGAAGCAGTGTTTGAAAGTCACTGAGGGCCTTTTGTGAGCCTTCAGTTCACATGTGTGCTGTTGTCTGAAGAAGAGTTCTTGGTGCTGATGTTTGGGTGAAATGATCTCTGGCCCTCCTTTATTTGGGAAAAGTTCTTGTGCAATGGCTGCCCAAGCCCACAACACTGGTCACTGCTGTACTGTGAGATGGACCTCATGGGCTTTTCAACAAAGGGGTAGTTTTAGAGCTTTGTACATGTGTCTGGGCTCAATTATGACACAGACTGATCCTTAAATCCATGAAGCCCTCTCTGTGTCCCGAGATGGGTTCTTACCTGGTCGTTCGTCCAACTCATGGGTGCAAGTCTAATATAAGTCTAATATATTCTTTTGAGAACTTCTCAACACTTGAGGCCTCAGGGCAAACTGGTGTTTGGGGCCTTTTTCATGGCTGCTCCCGAGTCATGTTGATTTTGAGTTTGAAGGTCAAAAAGACTGGATAAGCATTGCCAGGATTCAAACTTTTCATCAACCCAAGCAGGCCTTAAGAGGAAAAGAACAAGAGAGATGAGTATAGCCCATTCCCACCCCTGATCCTAGTTAGACCCATCTCCTGTGTTGAGTTGGTCAGGGGAGActggaaaaaaagaacaggaagttGGGGAAATACTTCATTATACTTGGAAGTTGAGTCCAGAATTAAAGATGCCCAAAGTGAGACCATCTCCTACTTATCTATTCCTGATTGGTAAGGATGTGAAATATTTGATGTTCTGGGTCAGCTTGGCTCCCTCAGATGCAGGAAGGGAGGATGACTTACTTTCACTTCCAGAAATGCTGAAATGAAGGAAGCTTTATTTGGGTCAAAAGTTTAAACTCTCTGTGGGTTGCCTTCTGATGCAAAATGCCAGATGAAGTAAAAATCCTTGTTTCTtgcttaaaacaagaaaacaagtaCTTTTAACTGTTGGGCTGGTGAGGTTATGGGATAAGTTCACTTTTTCCTTAATGTTAATTCTATATTGGTTCTGCTTTTGTAATGCTAAGAAAATCTGCCAAATAATTTTGGAACTGAActttattagtattaataataaacctggtggctcatgcctataatcctagcactctgggaggccaaggcgggcggattgcttgaggtcaggagttcaaaaccagcctgagcaagagcaagaccttgtctgtactataaatagaaagaaattaattggccaacttatatatatagaaaaaattagccgggcatggtggcacatgcctgtagtcccagctactcgggaggctgaggcagcaggattgcatgagcccaggagtttgaggttgttgtgagctaggctgatgccagggcactcactctagccagggcaacaaagtgagactctgtctcaaataataataataaacctgaAAAATTATTTATCCTGATTCATTCAGGTCTCAAAGTAGttcattgaaaaacatttttttgccCTTAATATCATTATATCTTAAAAGGTAGAGGCCAAGAATGAGGTGCTTTTATCTTTAAGGAGCCCCAAAATTTGTTCACATCACTTATAAATTACcgtatgtattaataataaccaCAATACTTTCTGTATACCACCAAAAAAATCCTAAGCAATATGATTTGTATCAATTATATGATGTGCCTCAATTACAGAGATGTTAAAACATGGAATATTGCATCttagaataatgaaaatacagcattagtttttatatatgtatttttaataccCTTAAATTGAAAGATGGAGTCCTGTTCAGGTGCCTTCCCTGCTTCTCTGTCACTTCGATCTGCATTTGGGAGGTCGCATCCCAAGCAACCATGGTGGCTTTTGAGCTTTGGCAGTTGCTTTCCTCTTGACTGTTGTACATTGTGAAAGGGGGTGTCTGATTGGACTGATGCAGCAAGAGTAGAGTTTTAATTTGATCTTAATCCAAAGGCTTCTTTTTAACTCAGGGGTCTCACGGTTCAAGGAAGGTGCTGGCAGTTTCCCAGCACCTGCCCTGCACCAGGGGAGAAGTGCTCTTCCATCCTACTTGAGCAGTAAGCCCCGTGGAGAACTTGCATCCTAACTTAACAAGGGCTCATCTCACTGCCTTGGAAACCTGCCATCCTGTGACTTGCCCTTTCTTGTCTTCAATTAATGGTCTCTTCCTGCTCATCACTCAAGCTCTTCCTGAAATTGACTTTCCTAACCATTCTACTGACATATCATCAATAACCCTGGTGCTGGGCACCACTTTAAACcatctcttctttaaaaatatgtcagaggactacaaaatgaaaaacatcctACCCTTGGTTTGGGTTCTTCCAGAAACAGACTTTAAGACAAGGATTCTAGTGCAAGCAGAATCCTGTTCCTGGGTCTCTTCCTTGTACTCCTCCCTTAGTCCTCAGGGCCATATCTGTGGGTGCCCTCCCCATGATATTTCTGCCTCtcattcctttgtgtgtgtgttttttttgtttttgtttttgtttgagatggggtcttgctctgttgccagggctagattgcagtggtgtcatcatagctcactgcaacctcaaactcctgggttcaagtgatcctcctgcctcagcctcccaagtacctgggactacaggcatatgcgccaccctgcctggctaatttttctatatttttgtagagacggggtctctttctcagtctggtcttgaactcctaggctcaagtgatactcccaccctggcctccactATGCATTACTTTCTGAGTCGATCCCACCTTTCAGTCCACCTCCATGATGGGGCTGTTAAATTGGCCCCCAAGCCAACATTTACTTCTCACTCCCTTTCCCAGTGCTGTGACCTCACCCTCTCCTGCACTGGAGTCACAATCACCTCCCCTCCAGTCAGTTCTGCGTCTGTAGaatctgcctgcctcctcccctcccccggcccccgtGTGTGCAAACCGGCCATCCTGCAGACTCAGGTTCCTCTTGTCTACCTGTGTAAGCTTCTAGCATCACAGTCAACCCAGCCAATGcccttctgccccacccccatcctgtgGAAATGCGTCTCTTCTGAGTCCCAGGCCTGGGGAGGTCTGTTGTGTAAGAAATGGAAGGGGTTCCATTTCTTCTTCCATCAGTTTTCCCCTGATTTAAAGGGACTGTCCCTTGGCTCCTCACTCACCTCTGAgccagggcaggaggtggggagggtgtggTCTCAGTCCCCTTCCAGGTGGCTCTGGGCTGCCCAGGAGTATGGTGGAGGTGCAGATGCCCCTCATATCAAGGCAAGAACGTCTGAGGTCAGTTCCTTTGCTGTTAGGCTCAGGCATTGCACCTGCTGATACCTGCCCTGTGCTCAGAGCCGACCCCTTCGTCCTCTTCCCTCCTTCATGCAGGAGCTACTGCTCTTCTGACCGCTTTGGGGTGAGGCCTCTCGCCCTTGTATGTCTGTTTATTCCCCTGTTGGTGCCAACAGAACTGACCAGAAAGGAGCTGAGACAGAACTA
It encodes the following:
- the B3GNT2 gene encoding N-acetyllactosaminide beta-1,3-N-acetylglucosaminyltransferase 2, with the protein product MSVGRRRIKLLGILMMANVFIYLIMEVSKSSSQEKNGKGEVIIPKEKFWKISNPPQAYWNREQEKLNKQYNPILSMLANQTGEGYGFSNISHLNYCEPDQRVMSVVTGFNNLPDRFKDFLLYLRCRNYSLLIDQPHKCAKKPFLLLAIKSLTAHFARRQAIRESWGRESSVGNQTVVRVFLLGQTPPEDNHPDLSDMLKFESEKHQDILMWSYRDTFFNLSLKEVLFLRWVSTSCPDAEFVFKGDDDVFVNTHHILNYLNSLSKNKAKDLFIGDVIHNAGPHRDKKLKYYIPEVVYSGVYPPYAGGGGFLYSGQLALRLYSATDRVHLYPIDDVYTGMCLQKLGLVPEKHKGFRTFDIEEKNKNNICSYVDLMLVHSRKPQEMIDIWSRLQSAHLKC